The following proteins come from a genomic window of Candidatus Methylomirabilota bacterium:
- a CDS encoding 6-carboxytetrahydropterin synthase — protein sequence MDLTTSYVFDAAHRIAGHPGKCAWLHGHTYHLEVTVSSPTLNPLGMVMDFDDLRDVIRKAVLDLWDHATLLAADDPLGPAISAVQHEAPDRVVLLPGQPTAEMLTREAWTRLESQLPAGIALERVAIRETPSCGSAMSRPRA from the coding sequence GCCGGACACCCGGGCAAGTGCGCGTGGCTGCACGGCCACACCTACCACCTCGAGGTGACAGTCAGCAGCCCGACACTCAACCCGCTCGGCATGGTCATGGACTTCGACGACTTGCGCGACGTGATCAGGAAGGCCGTCCTCGACCTCTGGGACCATGCGACCCTCCTGGCGGCCGACGACCCCCTCGGCCCGGCCATTTCAGCCGTCCAGCACGAGGCGCCAGACCGGGTGGTCCTGCTTCCCGGCCAGCCCACGGCCGAGATGCTGACGCGCGAGGCGTGGACACGGCTCGAGTCTCAGCTGCCCGCGGGCATTGCGCTCGAGCGCGTCGCCATCCGCGAGACGCCCAGCTGCGGCAGCGCCATGTCGCGGCCACGGGCGTGA